The genomic interval TGTCTATTTTGGAAAATAGTATTTACCCAAAAAGTGCCCAGTCTACAAAGACTGGGCACTCAGCAAAATAAAATATTAGATCATATCTACATATTTACCATACACATATGCTATTTTCCCTTTATACGATACCTTCACCCAGCCGTGCTCCGTTCCTAACACTTCAAGAACAGTACCTTTTGGTACAGCCGTATAAATCTTTGCCTTCGAAGAAGCTTCAGCACGAACATTCAAGAAGTATGCTGTAACCTTTGCTTGCTTCTTAACAACCGGTTTTACTGTTGGTTTAGGATCAGGTTTAGGATTAGGCTTAACTGGTTCCTTTGGAATGATTACTTCCGGAGCAGTTACCTCTGGGGTAGTCACTGCTGCCTTAATCGCCGCATTCAGTTTATGGTAGAACTCACCTTTTGTCTTCACGCCGGCAAATAGACTTTGCTCCACCTTTGCCCTGTTAGACAACTCGGCTATTTCATTTTCAGTGACCGCATCCAAAATGTTAATTGAGGCTACATTGGTATATTTGCCATCCTCCGTCTTCGGAATCTCCAATATACCGGTATTAATAAGCTCAACTACATCTGCACGTTCAGGAGATTTCGTATCTACACCTGTAATTTTCCAATTGCTTTGAATTTTAGGCTCGTATACACCTTTTTTCACGTCTTTTAGGTACGCAATGGCACGATTACGAATGGTTCCGTCCATTTCGCCAAATGTGCTTGCATCCTTCGAAGACCAAAGCTGCTCAAAGTTGCGTCCTTCAAGTGCTCCACCTTTGGCTTTAAGTGCATCCATCCGATATGCGTTCATACCGAGTTTGATCACATCGTCCGATTTGATGCTGCTGCCATCCATTTTACGTAAGTTCGTGATTCTACTGCCAGCAGGCTTCGTTAGATCAATTTCATATTTGACGCCGCCAAAAAAATCGTTTGTGCTATATTTGGAAGCGCGGCGTGTCTTATCAAAGCTAACCGTTACATCGCCAGGTCTTGTTGAGTTAAAATAACCTGCTGCCCATTCCATGTAATCTATCAAATCTTTACCCGTTACTTGGTAAACGGTAATTTCTCCTAGAGCAAACTGATAGTTATAGGCAATATCTTTTTTCTTAATAGGACCTTCATCCAGCCGCGCCTTATCGTTATCAATCTGATGAGCAACGACATCTGCCTTGCTGTAATACAACATGACCTCGTTAAAGAAGTCTGATAACGGTGTTTCCTGAATTTGAACAGTAGGAATATCATTAATCTCATTTTTAGCTACAAGATTCATGCCTTTAAGCTGTGCCACTTCGATATTCGCATCTGCCCTAGCAAAATCATGATACGGCTGCAGCGTAGATTCCAATGCAGGATCCGATACTTCAGTCGTTCCATCAGCCGCTTTAACAGGCAATGCAGCAGCTTTCTTATCTTTAAGAACTACCTTATCACCTTGCTTCGTGAACGTAAGGTCGATACGAGAAACATGCGTTCCGTATTTATCCGGTTCAACAATTAAAACGCCATTCACCGTATCCTCTTTAATAAGCTTGTGCATATGACCTGCAAAAATAGCAGCCAGCTCCGGGTTCGCATTGGCAATATCAGCTACGCCAGTACCTGGTACACCATTTTCGTTCTCCAGCCCCATATGCATAAGACCAACCATTACATCAACTTTACCTTCTAATTCCTTGATTGCTTTTTTCGTTTCATCAACAGGATTTTTGAATACAATTCCGTCTAGATGATCCGTTCCTTTTTCAAACTCAGTCGTCATTGGCGTATCCATTCCAATAACTCCAATTTTTATGCCATCTTTTTCGATAATGGTATACGCAGGCAAGAATCGATCACCATTGTCCTTATAGATGTTCCCGCCCAGCCTTTGACCTTTATACTGAGTGGTAATCTTATTGAACACATCGAGCCCGAAGTTGAACTCATGATTGCCCATTACCCATGCATCAAAGTTCATTTCATTCATGGCTACCATCATCGGAGACTTCGGTTGATCATTAAATAATTCAGCCGAATTGCCCTGAATCATATCCCCTGCATCCAGTAAAACCGTATTCGGGTTCTCTTCACGAACTTTTTTGATAATTGTAAATAACTGCGTTAAACTTCCCGTTGGGTTGGGACCGTCAAGAGCATAATCCCATGGCATAAACCGTCCGTGAATATCCGAAGTACCTAGGATGGAAATCTGAGTATCCGTGCTTGCCGATTCAGCTGCTTTTACCGAACTCGGAACAAAATTGATAACGCTTCCAAACAACATGAGAGCAGCAATCACTAAACTTATTTTTTTCTTCATCTTCATTATGACTCTCCTTTGGTGGTTGGATGAATAGTAGGAACGTTTTCATTCTATAGTATAGCTTGTATTTTGGACATAGCCGAAACGAACTTATTTATTGCAAAAGCGGCAACAGCGAAACAAGTTCGACGAGAAATCGAACTCATTTCGCTGCTGCTTTGCTGTGCTGCCATTGGATTCTTTTGCAATTAGAAAGAGAGCTTTTCCACATAGTTTCGTGGATGCTAAGCATTACGGACGCGTAAGCTCAACCAGTACAACCTCTGGACGATTAAATATTCTTTGCGGAAAAATGCTATTGCCGAGTCCGCGGCTGACGATCATCGTTGTGCCGCCTTCCACATATTTGCCTCCGTCATACTTTGGCAAGAAGCCTTGCCCCGGGGCCACGAGCCCACCCAAAAAAGGCAAGCGCACCTGTCCGCCATGGGCATGGCCGGAGAAGGTCAAATCAATTTTGTGCTGCGTGTAGACCGAAAAAAGCTCCGGGCGATGCGATAAAAGGATAGTGAGCGTGTCGGCGTTGTTTTCCGATTCGGTTGCTTGCATAGCAGTCGCCATATTTTCATTCAACTTCGCAACGTCTCCATCTGCCTTTAAATTAAAAACCGGATCATCCACGCCAGCTATTCGAATCTCGCCATCGCCGAGCTTTATCATTTCGCTTTTGTTGCGCATCACATGGACGCCCAGCTCTTTCAACGCCTTCTGTAATGCGATTAACCTCGGGCCATATTCATGGTTTCCGGTCACATAGTAGACAGGAGCCAGTTCCGTCATTTTGCGCATCAAGGTAAGGCTAGTTTCTGCATTGTATCTTCTGCTGTCAACCAAGTCGCCTGTCATTACAATGAGGTCCGGCTTCAGCCGTTTTACCTTGCTCGTAATTGTGCTTTGCTCCTTGCCGAAGGACTTGCTGTGAAGATCTGTTAAGTGAACGATACGATAAGAGCTGACTCCTTCAGGTAGCTTCGCTGAGCTGATTTCATATTTTGTTATTCCGATCGCATTATTTTCGTAATAAAGAAAAGCGGCTACTGCAAGAATAGCTAAAGGTAATATCCACAACAAACGTTTTTTGGTCATGCGCATTACTGCAAAACTCCTTACATTTTAGCGATAACTAGACAAATCTATTTCATCTAATAAACGATTAATAGCGTGAATTACAGCATCTGGTCTATGAATATGAATAGAGTGCCAACTATCCTCGACTATAATCTGATTCGTGCGCTTGGTCAAATTTGTTAGCTTCCGCTGCCCCTGCTGCCATTCCTCATTCTGCTTCCCTGCGCTTAATACGATGACAGGCAAATCCTGCTTAAGCGGCTCGGCAGCTGCTACTTGCAGGCTGCTTTCCGTCGTGCTGAGCAGCTCAGCATAGACAGCCCTATACGCGCTTGCCTTGTAGCCTAATGCGCGAACTGGCGCCAGCCATTCTTCCGGCAAACGCTTAGAGCCGATATGCTGCTTCAGCCATCTCGGTATGCCAAGCGGCGATAGCATATAGCCTAGTCTATATTGGGAACGGTGGCTAAACAGCTGTTTTTGCCGGCCAGCGGTTGTTTGCTCCGGCAGATATCGGCTCTCGTGCGTCGCATCTACAAGCACAAGGCCGCATACTTCCTCAGGATAGCGCGAGGCAAACAACCTCATAATCATCCCGCCATAGGAATGGCCAACTAGCAAATAAGGCGGGGCCGCGCCAAGCGTTCTCAGCAGCGACCGCAAATCATCAACATAAGCGCTACAAGTAGGGTGATCGAGCACTTCTGAGCTCCAGCCAAATCCTGCGCGATCATAAGTAATCACGTTCGCCTTCGTCGAAAGCGCCGGAGCAACGAGTGCCCAATCCAGCGAGCAACCGCCCATCCCCGCTTCTAAAATAATCGTTGGCGAACCATGACCCGTGACGGTAACATGCAGCTTGCGTGAGCCGATGTCGGCATGCCACCCCGTAGGTTTATGTTTTTTTTGCTCATAGACCGTTATCAAATACTGTACGATTAACAGTGGAAATCCGACAAGTGAGAGGATAAGTCGAATACTACGATCAAAAAGGGATATTTTCATCATACAAACGACCTTGCCTTTCTCCAATTATTTAGCCCGTTGCTTCGATAGATTCCAAGATTGCCACTTGTTATGCTTATGGGCCTTATCCTGAAGCTTATTTATTACTCCGTTCAACCCCTTCAACTCCGGATGCTTCACTTGCAGCTTTAGCAGCGCCGGCGCCGCATCTGTGGACAGCGTACCGAGATAAGCCATATCAATCTTACCTGTTCGTTCGTAGCGATCACCATTGTTCTCAGCAATTCGCGCATCTATGTTGATATAGTTCATCACAACAAATGCAATAATAGATATGCATATATAAACCTTGCCCATTGAGAAATGCTCTTTCCATATACGCAGTAATGCAATGACGAGCAAAATGCCCAGATAAATCATAAAGCCATGAACGAGTAGTCTTGTCTGCGTGAAGCCGTAGGCCTCCTCGTACAAAGAGAGCCTGCTGTAAGCGGAGATAAGCATAATGATTGTACAGCCTATCAACAAGGTAAGAGACAGCTTGCGAATCCACTCCGCTGCTGCGCTAGTGCGCCGAATGAGATGCAAACCGCACATAAGCAAGCAAACGTTAATGAGTGCAACCATAATTAATTCCGCAAAACCTCTGCGTGCATATTCGGCATACGCAGCTCCCTCAGGCAGCAGACCGTTTGCCGCTCCGAACAAATAGGAGAACTGAATGATAACAAACAGCACGTAAACGATATTAATACTGACAAGCAACGTCCCAGCAGTGATGGGATCAAATTCGATACGTCCGTTTGGCTGTATTGCAGCACCCGGCGTGTCTGTCGGTAAGTCTTTTGCTTTATCTGTTGCCTTATTAAAGAGCAATCCCCATATGTAGCAAAAAGCATAAAAGGCGAATACTGCTGCTACGACTATGCGCCAGATGCTCTCCCCTAAAGAGAAACGATCCATGACGCCCGGAATCTCAAGCAGCCAAGATAGGAAAATTTCATCCGCTGAAGCAAGCAGCGCAATAACGACAATAAGGATAGGTGCGGACAGGAGCAGCCCTAGCGATATTTTGCCAAACTTGCTTCTCGCCGAGTTCTCACCTTTCTCTTTTCCTCTCAAACGATCATTAACCAGGTTAAACGGTACGCCTATAAAAGCAAACGGCTTAATTAAAGCCAGAAATAATAGCTCTGTATAAAATACGCCTCGGTACCACGGCTTCACACTGCTGCTCGTCATAAGCACCGTCTGAGAAATGATCAATGCAAACAATGCAAACATATTCAGCTGACGGAACAGACCGTTATCATATAGCGCATAAGTCAGCGTTAATAAAAAGATTGGAATGAGCAGCAGCCAGCCAGATCGTGCTTGACCTTGCCATTTCTCAAAGCCCCCCATCCTCCCCTTTATGGAATAGAAAAACAACCCATAAAAGCTGGCAATGAACACGATAACCGAAATGCCTGCGGCAGCTCCTACGAACAAATATTGACTGACTAGACCAAACAGAAGGGCAAGAATAAGCATTTTCTCATACCTTTTTTGCCATGGTGCTGGATCTCTCATTTTTCACTCACTCCATCTTTAAACTGGATTTGTTAATTTACTCCTTTTATTGTAACCTAGAAAACAAGAACAAAAAGTGTAAGTTATAATTGGAAAATTTCATATTTTCGAGTTAGGAGTAATTTGCATGAAAATCCGCAGGCATTATCTCGCGCTTAGGCGCTCATATCCGAGTATTCAAGAGAATATCCCCTTCGAGGTTACAACACAGGAGCTCGCAAATTTGCTCGATTGCACACATCGGAATATGGTACTTTTATTGAAGCGTATGCAGCAGGAAGAGTGGTTGGTGTGGGAGCCAAAGCGGGGACGCGGCAATCGCTCTGCCCTCTCCTTCCTCGTCAGCAAGGAACAAGTCGCGCTGGAGGAAGCGCAAGAAATGATGCAAAAGCAGGATTTGCATTCGGCGCTTGAGCTTCTCCAGCAAATCGAAGAAGCGCCTTTGCTGCGCGACCAGTTTCAAGAATGGCTCTCTGGTCAATTCGGATTTCATTCGGAGGTGCAGGGCAAGCGGCGCACAGATATTTTGCGCTTCCCGCTTCCGCAGACGATCTATTCGCTAGATCCGGCAGCTATCCATTACACGGGCGAGTCCCACCTCGTTAATCAAATATTTGACGGGCTCGTTCGCATCGATCCGAGGGGCGAACAGATTTTGCCGCAGCTTGCCCATGCGTGGGAGGTGGATGAATCGCGTACGCGCTGGACTTTCTATTTGCGCAAGGGCGTTCTGTTCCATCATGGACGTGAGCTGGATTCATCAGACGTCAAATATTCGCTTGAACGACTTAAGCGGCTTGCACCGCAAGGGCTCTACAGCTGGGCTTACACCAACATCATTTCTATGGATACACCGGATGACACAACCATTCGCATTCAATTATCCGAGCGCAACGAAGCTTTTCTCTCTTTTTTGACAACTAATCGCGCCTCTATCGTGCCTCAAGATGCTTGTTCGGCAGCTGGCGAGCAATTTGGCAGCAAACCGATTGGTACAGGCCCGTTTCGATTCACCGGAAATGATCAAGGCGTCTGGATATTGGAAGCTTTTGCAGCCTATTTCCGCGGCAGAGCTTTCCTCGACCGTGTAGAAGTGTGGACCGTTGCCGAGGAGTCAACACGCGAAAACCACGCTGAGCTGCAATCGTTTCAAATTATGCACAACGCAAGACTAACGGATATGGCAGCTGAACGATGGCAGCAGGTTAGACAGTCTGGCATGACCTGTAAATTCATCACAGTTAATGAACAAAAGCACGGCTTGCTGGCAAACCCCGCCATACGAGCGGCAATTAACCTCGCTATCGAGCGAACAGAGCTTTTGCAGCTGCTATCCGGTGATGTCATTGAAGGGGTTAACAGCTTCTGGCTGAACCAGATTGATGAAACGCAGGATGCAGCCCCCATTGATTGGAGCGTAATCAAGCAAGCGCTTGACAGCTCCGGCTATCAAGGCGAGCCGCTGGTACTCGCTACGATTCCGCAGTATGCAGCGGATGCAGAGATCATTCAGAAGGTATATGCGAAATCAGGCATTCCGCTGCAAATTAATCTCATTCCTGCAGAGCAGTTTAAGGGAACAGCGCGCATGTCCGCTGATCTGCTGCTTTTCGCTGTCATGCTGGACGAGCATCGCGAGCTGAGACTAATTGATTTGTACAAAAGCATGCAGCAGCATGCGCTTCCCGAGGTTCATGATATGCTCGAGCACAGCATCCAGATGATATTGGGCGAACCGGATCGAGCACGCCGAGAAGCGATATTCATAGACATCGAGGCTCAGCTCAAAGCCAGGCACAGCTTGTTTTTCCTCTACCGTAAACATTTGAAAACCGCGTTCCACCCTTCCGTGCGCGGCATTTCATTGGAATCGCTGGGCTGGGTACGCTTCCGCGATATTTGGTTTACTTAAAAATATTTGGAATGGAAAAAAGGTACAAATTCAACGTGCAGAATGAATGGTCCGAGTGTTATGGCTGCATACTGAGATTAGGAGGGAAAATATAATGCGCTTGTTCGTGGCTATACCTGTATCACCATCTGTGTCCAAGGAGCTGGAAAGCTGGGCACAAGATCATAAACATACGCTGCCTTTCCGTAAATGGACGCATCCGAGCGATTACCATATTACGCTTCAGTTTCTAGGCGACACTTCGGCTGCTCAGCTTGAAGAGCTGGCAGCCGCTCTAAAAAAAGTAAGAGCAAATGCATTTTCTTTAACTTGGAGTGGAATCGGAACCTTTGGCCCGCCCGCTGCTCCACGCGTTCTATGGGGTGCCGTTAGCGGAGACTTAAAGGGGCTGTCCGCTCTTCACGAAGGGATTATTCGGGCAACAAGTTCAGTGGGCTTCGTTCCAGAAGATCGTCCCTACGCGCCGCATATCACGCTTGCCAAAGGATTCGCTGACGCTAATCGAATGCCGATTGAAGCAGCGACGTCTATTGCCTCATCGTTCAGCTGGGAAATCGATCAGTTTGTTCTCATGCTCACCCATATGAACGAGTCCCCTATGTACGAGATCATCGATCGTTTTCCGTTACATAAGCATGAATGAGGCTTAACCGCTGTCAAAATAAAAATGATCCCGCTGAGCGGCTATCCAGCTATCCGACGTGCGCAGCGTCCAGCCGCTCTTTTCTGCGTGAGCCTATCTCCTAATTCTATTAAGCCCCAGCAACCCGCTTCGTTACCCCCCTGCTTTTTATTAATTAACCTCAGCTTTTGTAGCCTATACCGCATCAGACTAGTCGGAAGAACGTATTAATAGTAAAATTAATGAAAAGAAAAAATTGGATGTGATGGTTTGTGAATGGATTTGGATTCGGCCCTCCAGGCGGAGGAATCATGTTTACGATTGTTCCTCTATTTATAATGATCGTATTCGTGCTCGTTATTGGCGGCATTATTTTTAGCATTGTTAAATATTTCAAAAATTCGACCGCGCCAAAAGAAACGACTTACGCGCGCGTTGTAGCCAAGCGCATGGACGTTCGCCATCATACGAATCACCATAATCACGACGGAGTGGGGCATACCAGCAATTCATCCCGTACGTATTATTACATCACGCTTGAATTCGATAATGGCACTCGCAAGGAATATGTAGACGTCAAAAATTTGTACGGCTTGGTTGTTGAAGGTGACACAGGTTATGCGGCAGTCCAAGGGGATTGGATCGTTGCTTTTGAACGAAATAGCAATATAAATAGCTCTATTTAAGAAGAGAAAAAGCGCTTGTCCCGTAAATGCATACGGGCAGCGCTTTTTTGTGTGTTAGATGGATTGGAGCTTAACCAATTTGAAATCGCCGCCGCGGCTCTCTGGCGCAGTCGAGCACGAATAGCTCAATAGGCTGCTGACATCAAGCAGCGTTAAGCGACAGCCATGCTTGGCCCCAGTATCAATGGCGAGCCGTCGATTTCCTTGCCATATGGCTCCAGGGGAAGAAGCATCCAGCTTGAACGTTGGCGTATGGCCAAAAATAATGGTGTACGACTGCGCCTCGTCCGAATCAGGCAAAGGCGTATAAATAAACTCGTCGCGAATTTCCGTTAGGTCCTTCTTTTTTTGCTCATGCAGAGGGACACCTGGCCGAATGCCTGCATGAACGAATAAATACTGGCCGACTACCACATATAATGAAAGCTTGTGCAGCCATTCTTTCGTTTCCGGGTGAAGCGCACTGCTGGACTCAGCGGATGCAAGAAGCCGCAGCTCCTGATTTCCGAGCAATGCCTGTGCACCTTCGTTGATAAGCTGGTGAATCGTATCTAGCGTGCCCCATGTAGCGGGCCTATCGGCATCGATGTAGTCGCCCAGCAAAATAAGCCGATCATGGTGCGGGTTATAAGCTGCTTCTTGAAGCAAAAGCAGCAGTTCTTCTTCATAACCGTGTATATCTGCAATGGCTAAAAGACGCGAGTCTGTTTTTGTTGGATTATACAAATGAATCGACTACCTTTCTTCCTCATTCGGGTAAATGAAAGCAGAGCGAATGGCTAGCTTTATCGTTACATGCTCGCCAGCCTCTAACGGGACTGCGAGCACTAAATATACCTTCTGTCCGCAGCTCGTTTGTGCAACTGCACGCCAGCGATTGCCTTCAAAGGTGCAATGAAGCACTTGAAGCTGAATCGTATTGTCTGTCCGCTCCTGCGGTGAAGCTAATGAAAGCACGGCTGCGGCGTCTCTTCGCTCGATGACCTCAGCTTCCTCAGGACGGAACATAATAATTGCCTGCGAATGATCACTTAGGTTCTGCTGCTCTGGCGCGAGCAAACCGTGAATGATCGATGAGCCGATGCGAACAGCGCTGCCGCTGTCTCCGTTTATGACCTCGCCGCGCAAGCCGTTGATTGCTCCAAGCAAAGAAGCTGCCCAGCGGCTGGCCGGACGCGTGAAGCATTGCTGCGGCGTGCCCATCTGATCAATTTGCCCGTTGCGCAAAATAAGCAGCCGATCGGCCATAGCGAAGGCTTCCTCCGGGTCATGGGTAACATGGAAAACGCTCATGCCTAATTGGCGGAATAAATACGCCATCTCGGTGCGCATTTCTACGCGCAGCCGCATATCAAGGTTGGAGAGCGGCTCATCGAGCAGCATCAGCTTCGGCCTAGTAGCAATTGCCCTCGCAATAGCGACCCGCTGCTGCTGACCGCCAGAGAGCTGCGGCGGCAGCCTGCGCTCAAGCCCTTCAAGATGTAGCATCGCCAGCAGCTCCTGAACGCGCTGCTGAATATCCGCTCGAGCCATCTTGCTTCTATGCAGCCCATAAGCGATGTTATCGAATACATTCATATGCGGCCACAGCGCATAGTCCTGAAACACCATGTTAACCCCGCGTTTCTCAGGGGGCATCATGACAGACGGGGAGGCGATAATCTCATCGCCCAGCTTAAGCTGGCCGCCGTCCGGCTTCGATAAGCCGGCGACGAGCTGGAGCAGCGTCGACTTGCCGCAGCCTGACGGTCCAAGCACGCTAATAATCTCGCCTTCGCGCATGTGGAAAGAAATTCCTTTAAGCGCTTGAAACGATCCGTAGCTTTTCATTAAACCAGATGCTGCAAGCAGCGGTTTGGGAGCGGCTGGCTTAGGCTCATTTGCCTCGCCATACCTTTGCTGAATCGCTGTCGATGTCATGTATTTGCCTCCTTGCGGCGGAGCATGAGCTCAACCGCCAAAATAATCATAATAACGATAAATGATCCAACGACGGTTGCCGCTGAAGCATAACCAAAATCCAAATCCTCGAATGCCTTGTTGATCGTAACGGGCAGCGTGAGGAAGTTTGGCGGGAACAGGATCGAATTCACCGCTAAGTCAAACACGCTGGAGCCAAATGCAGCAAGGCCCGCAGAGAGCAAAGCGCCGCGTATTAAAGGGACAAGTATGAAACGGACGCGGCTTGCGAG from Paenibacillus sp. FSL K6-3182 carries:
- a CDS encoding alpha/beta hydrolase, with product MMKISLFDRSIRLILSLVGFPLLIVQYLITVYEQKKHKPTGWHADIGSRKLHVTVTGHGSPTIILEAGMGGCSLDWALVAPALSTKANVITYDRAGFGWSSEVLDHPTCSAYVDDLRSLLRTLGAAPPYLLVGHSYGGMIMRLFASRYPEEVCGLVLVDATHESRYLPEQTTAGRQKQLFSHRSQYRLGYMLSPLGIPRWLKQHIGSKRLPEEWLAPVRALGYKASAYRAVYAELLSTTESSLQVAAAEPLKQDLPVIVLSAGKQNEEWQQGQRKLTNLTKRTNQIIVEDSWHSIHIHRPDAVIHAINRLLDEIDLSSYR
- a CDS encoding DUF4173 domain-containing protein, whose translation is MRDPAPWQKRYEKMLILALLFGLVSQYLFVGAAAGISVIVFIASFYGLFFYSIKGRMGGFEKWQGQARSGWLLLIPIFLLTLTYALYDNGLFRQLNMFALFALIISQTVLMTSSSVKPWYRGVFYTELLFLALIKPFAFIGVPFNLVNDRLRGKEKGENSARSKFGKISLGLLLSAPILIVVIALLASADEIFLSWLLEIPGVMDRFSLGESIWRIVVAAVFAFYAFCYIWGLLFNKATDKAKDLPTDTPGAAIQPNGRIEFDPITAGTLLVSINIVYVLFVIIQFSYLFGAANGLLPEGAAYAEYARRGFAELIMVALINVCLLMCGLHLIRRTSAAAEWIRKLSLTLLIGCTIIMLISAYSRLSLYEEAYGFTQTRLLVHGFMIYLGILLVIALLRIWKEHFSMGKVYICISIIAFVVMNYINIDARIAENNGDRYERTGKIDMAYLGTLSTDAAPALLKLQVKHPELKGLNGVINKLQDKAHKHNKWQSWNLSKQRAK
- a CDS encoding 5'-nucleotidase C-terminal domain-containing protein, coding for MKMKKKISLVIAALMLFGSVINFVPSSVKAAESASTDTQISILGTSDIHGRFMPWDYALDGPNPTGSLTQLFTIIKKVREENPNTVLLDAGDMIQGNSAELFNDQPKSPMMVAMNEMNFDAWVMGNHEFNFGLDVFNKITTQYKGQRLGGNIYKDNGDRFLPAYTIIEKDGIKIGVIGMDTPMTTEFEKGTDHLDGIVFKNPVDETKKAIKELEGKVDVMVGLMHMGLENENGVPGTGVADIANANPELAAIFAGHMHKLIKEDTVNGVLIVEPDKYGTHVSRIDLTFTKQGDKVVLKDKKAAALPVKAADGTTEVSDPALESTLQPYHDFARADANIEVAQLKGMNLVAKNEINDIPTVQIQETPLSDFFNEVMLYYSKADVVAHQIDNDKARLDEGPIKKKDIAYNYQFALGEITVYQVTGKDLIDYMEWAAGYFNSTRPGDVTVSFDKTRRASKYSTNDFFGGVKYEIDLTKPAGSRITNLRKMDGSSIKSDDVIKLGMNAYRMDALKAKGGALEGRNFEQLWSSKDASTFGEMDGTIRNRAIAYLKDVKKGVYEPKIQSNWKITGVDTKSPERADVVELINTGILEIPKTEDGKYTNVASINILDAVTENEIAELSNRAKVEQSLFAGVKTKGEFYHKLNAAIKAAVTTPEVTAPEVIIPKEPVKPNPKPDPKPTVKPVVKKQAKVTAYFLNVRAEASSKAKIYTAVPKGTVLEVLGTEHGWVKVSYKGKIAYVYGKYVDMI
- the thpR gene encoding RNA 2',3'-cyclic phosphodiesterase, which encodes MRLFVAIPVSPSVSKELESWAQDHKHTLPFRKWTHPSDYHITLQFLGDTSAAQLEELAAALKKVRANAFSLTWSGIGTFGPPAAPRVLWGAVSGDLKGLSALHEGIIRATSSVGFVPEDRPYAPHITLAKGFADANRMPIEAATSIASSFSWEIDQFVLMLTHMNESPMYEIIDRFPLHKHE
- a CDS encoding ABC transporter substrate-binding protein — translated: MKIRRHYLALRRSYPSIQENIPFEVTTQELANLLDCTHRNMVLLLKRMQQEEWLVWEPKRGRGNRSALSFLVSKEQVALEEAQEMMQKQDLHSALELLQQIEEAPLLRDQFQEWLSGQFGFHSEVQGKRRTDILRFPLPQTIYSLDPAAIHYTGESHLVNQIFDGLVRIDPRGEQILPQLAHAWEVDESRTRWTFYLRKGVLFHHGRELDSSDVKYSLERLKRLAPQGLYSWAYTNIISMDTPDDTTIRIQLSERNEAFLSFLTTNRASIVPQDACSAAGEQFGSKPIGTGPFRFTGNDQGVWILEAFAAYFRGRAFLDRVEVWTVAEESTRENHAELQSFQIMHNARLTDMAAERWQQVRQSGMTCKFITVNEQKHGLLANPAIRAAINLAIERTELLQLLSGDVIEGVNSFWLNQIDETQDAAPIDWSVIKQALDSSGYQGEPLVLATIPQYAADAEIIQKVYAKSGIPLQINLIPAEQFKGTARMSADLLLFAVMLDEHRELRLIDLYKSMQQHALPEVHDMLEHSIQMILGEPDRARREAIFIDIEAQLKARHSLFFLYRKHLKTAFHPSVRGISLESLGWVRFRDIWFT
- a CDS encoding metallophosphoesterase yields the protein MYNPTKTDSRLLAIADIHGYEEELLLLLQEAAYNPHHDRLILLGDYIDADRPATWGTLDTIHQLINEGAQALLGNQELRLLASAESSSALHPETKEWLHKLSLYVVVGQYLFVHAGIRPGVPLHEQKKKDLTEIRDEFIYTPLPDSDEAQSYTIIFGHTPTFKLDASSPGAIWQGNRRLAIDTGAKHGCRLTLLDVSSLLSYSCSTAPESRGGDFKLVKLQSI
- a CDS encoding metallophosphoesterase, which codes for MRMTKKRLLWILPLAILAVAAFLYYENNAIGITKYEISSAKLPEGVSSYRIVHLTDLHSKSFGKEQSTITSKVKRLKPDLIVMTGDLVDSRRYNAETSLTLMRKMTELAPVYYVTGNHEYGPRLIALQKALKELGVHVMRNKSEMIKLGDGEIRIAGVDDPVFNLKADGDVAKLNENMATAMQATESENNADTLTILLSHRPELFSVYTQHKIDLTFSGHAHGGQVRLPFLGGLVAPGQGFLPKYDGGKYVEGGTTMIVSRGLGNSIFPQRIFNRPEVVLVELTRP
- a CDS encoding DUF2500 domain-containing protein; translated protein: MFTIVPLFIMIVFVLVIGGIIFSIVKYFKNSTAPKETTYARVVAKRMDVRHHTNHHNHDGVGHTSNSSRTYYYITLEFDNGTRKEYVDVKNLYGLVVEGDTGYAAVQGDWIVAFERNSNINSSI
- a CDS encoding ABC transporter ATP-binding protein, which encodes MTSTAIQQRYGEANEPKPAAPKPLLAASGLMKSYGSFQALKGISFHMREGEIISVLGPSGCGKSTLLQLVAGLSKPDGGQLKLGDEIIASPSVMMPPEKRGVNMVFQDYALWPHMNVFDNIAYGLHRSKMARADIQQRVQELLAMLHLEGLERRLPPQLSGGQQQRVAIARAIATRPKLMLLDEPLSNLDMRLRVEMRTEMAYLFRQLGMSVFHVTHDPEEAFAMADRLLILRNGQIDQMGTPQQCFTRPASRWAASLLGAINGLRGEVINGDSGSAVRIGSSIIHGLLAPEQQNLSDHSQAIIMFRPEEAEVIERRDAAAVLSLASPQERTDNTIQLQVLHCTFEGNRWRAVAQTSCGQKVYLVLAVPLEAGEHVTIKLAIRSAFIYPNEEER